In the genome of Polaribacter sp. MED152, one region contains:
- a CDS encoding glycosyltransferase yields the protein MLLTVLFYAFVVVTGIQIIYYLLFATILGKKKKEVVNSKEYPITVIVYNKNNGNTLVENLPSLLNQNYAKFEILIVDNNSNDNTLDSVEGLVEKHNHLKIIQVENNEAFWGNKKYALTLGIKAAKYDHLLFTDSQTKILSTNWISEMSSKFSDTKTINLGYRKFTKNSTFLNLLARFENLIKALQCFSYIKINSPFMAFGKNLAYERQEFFKVKGFIYHIKINNGEDDLFIRDAATKENITYTISSDSFVETESPKSLSEWFATLKSNRSLQKHYKFKQQLLLHLFTISKVLFYVLGTSVFFFFSWKIILPIVLVYFLTLWIVVGVSSKKLEEAQLVFFLPILEISLVLIQISIFIANSFSKSNR from the coding sequence ATGCTACTAACTGTACTTTTCTACGCTTTTGTAGTTGTTACAGGAATTCAAATTATTTATTATCTTTTATTTGCTACCATTTTAGGTAAAAAGAAAAAAGAGGTTGTAAATTCTAAAGAATATCCAATAACTGTTATTGTCTATAACAAGAATAATGGTAATACATTGGTTGAAAACCTTCCTAGTCTTTTAAATCAAAATTACGCTAAGTTTGAAATACTTATCGTTGATAATAATTCTAACGATAATACTCTTGATAGTGTTGAAGGTTTGGTTGAAAAGCACAACCATTTAAAAATAATTCAAGTAGAAAACAACGAAGCCTTTTGGGGTAATAAAAAGTATGCACTTACGCTTGGAATTAAAGCTGCAAAATACGATCATTTATTATTTACAGATTCGCAAACTAAAATATTAAGTACGAATTGGATTTCTGAAATGAGCTCAAAATTTTCTGATACAAAGACCATCAATTTAGGATATAGAAAATTTACAAAAAACTCAACGTTTTTAAACTTATTGGCTCGTTTCGAAAACTTAATAAAAGCTTTACAATGTTTTTCTTACATTAAAATCAATAGCCCTTTTATGGCTTTTGGAAAAAATTTGGCTTATGAGAGACAAGAGTTTTTTAAAGTAAAGGGTTTTATTTATCATATTAAAATTAATAATGGTGAAGATGATCTTTTTATAAGAGATGCAGCAACGAAAGAAAATATTACTTATACTATTTCATCTGATAGTTTTGTAGAAACTGAATCTCCAAAATCGTTAAGTGAATGGTTTGCAACATTAAAATCCAATAGGTCACTTCAAAAACATTATAAATTCAAACAACAGTTACTTCTGCATCTATTTACAATTTCTAAGGTGTTATTTTACGTTTTGGGTACATCAGTATTTTTCTTTTTTTCTTGGAAAATAATACTACCAATTGTTTTAGTTTATTTCTTAACGCTATGGATTGTTGTTGGAGTTTCTAGCAAAAAATTAGAAGAAGCTCAACTCGTTTTCTTTTTACCAATTCTAGAAATTTCTTTAGTATTGATTCAAATTAGTATATTTATTGCTAATTCATTTTCAAAATCAAATCGTTGA